Proteins found in one Crassostrea angulata isolate pt1a10 chromosome 3, ASM2561291v2, whole genome shotgun sequence genomic segment:
- the LOC128177518 gene encoding angiopoietin-2-like, whose amino-acid sequence MWTLVVITMVMWGVDAKGIKLHLSDEMKSMLEKSDWDHQDTALSIHGPMTLDIQSSFKLKKGQVFLKSRIHSRHKDCAHIKKHRPLSRDGVYIIYPTPETNKTVFCDMTTDGGGWTVIQRRIDGETNFYRNWKDYRKGFGHAEHEYWLGNDAIHELTKDKKQILRIDLMQFSRKKGHATYSSFFVDNEANKYRLTLGSFNGTKGLGDSLSGQSNNMYFSTMNSDNDNRKGNCAEIYKTAGWFNSCFSTNLNDEMKSMLEKSDWDHKDTALSIHGPMTLDIQSSFKLKKGQVFLKSLHSRHKDCAHIKKHKPLSRDGVYTNYPTPTTKKTAFCDMSTDGGGWTVIQRRIDGETNFFRKWKVYKNGFGHPDHEYWLGNDAIHELTKDRKQILQIDLMKFSREKGHAMYSSFFVDNEANKYKLKLGSFNGTKGVGDSLGVSNNNMYSSTMDNDNDTGKGNCAEAYKTAGWFNSCFRANLNGPYTKDSNQDAKELFWYNWGSTWRSLKSVKMMIRPM is encoded by the exons ATGTGGACACTGGTTGTTATCACGATGGTCATGTGGGGTGTTGATGCCAAGGGAATCAAACTTCACCTGTCAG ATGAGATGAAGTCCATGTTAGAGAAATCTGACTGGGACCACCAGGACACAGCTCTGTCCATTCACGGTCCAATGACTCTAGATATCCAATCCAGCTTTAAACTTAAGAAGGGACAAGTCTTCTTAAAATCAc GGATTCATAGCAGACACAAGGACTGTGCACACATCAAGAAACACAGGCCGTTGAGTAGAGATGGAGTGTACATAATTTACCCAACCCCGGAGACAAACAAGACTGTGTTCTGTGACATGACCACTGATGGAGGGGGGTGGACG GTAATTCAAAGGAGAATAGACGGGGAAACAAACTTCTACAGAAACTGGAAAGATTACAGAAAAGGATTTGGTCACGCTGAACATGAGTACTGGTTGG GGAATGACGCCATTCATGAattaacaaaagataagaaacAGATTCTTAGAATTGACTTGATGCAATTTTCGAGAAAGAAAGGTCATGCGACATAttcgtcattttttgttgataacGAGGCTAACAAGTACAGACTGACGCTCGGAAGTTTTAACGGAACCAAAGGTTTAG GCGATAGTTTGAGCGGGCAAAGCAACAACATGTACTTCAGTACTATGAATAGTGATAATGACAACCGCAAAGGAAACTGTGCAGAGATCTACAAAACTGCAGGATGGTTCAATAGCTGTTTCAGTACCAATCTGAATG ATGAGATGAAGTCCATGTTAGAGAAATCCGACTGGGACCACAAGGACACAGCTCTGTCCATTCACGGTCCAATGACTCTGGATATCCAATCCAGCTTTAAACTGAAGAAGGGACAAGTCTTCCTTAAATCAC TTCATAGCAGACACAAGGACTGTGCACATATAAAGAAACACAAACCGTTAAGTAGAGACGGAGTGTACACAAATTACCCAACTCCGACGACAAAAAAGACAGCGTTCTGTGACATGAGCACTGATGGAGGGGGATGGACG gtaatacAAAGGAGAATAGACGGGGAAACAAACTTCTTCAGAAAGTGGAAAGTTTACAAAAATGGGTTTGGTCATCCTGATCATGAGTACTGGTTGG GAAACGACGCCATTCATGAACTAACAAAAGATAGGAAACAAATTCTtcaaattgatttaatgaaattttcgaGAGAGAAAGGTCATGCAATGTAttcgtcattttttgttgataacGAGGCTAACAAGTACAAGCTGAAGCTTGGAAGTTTCAACGGAACCAAAGGTGTAG GTGATAGTTTGGGAGTGTCTAACAACAACATGTACTCCAGTACTATGGATAATGATAATGACACCGGAAAAGGCAACTGTGCAGAGGCTTACAAAACTGCAGGGTGGTTCAACAGTTGTTTTCGTGCCAATCTGAATGGGCCGTACACAAAAGACTCGAACCAGGATGCAAAGGAATTATTTTGGTACAACTGGGGATCCACATGGAGATCGCTTAAGTCGGTTAAAATGATGATACGACCAATGTGA